In the Bifidobacterium catenulatum PV20-2 genome, one interval contains:
- the orn gene encoding oligoribonuclease, protein MVDAHDGETYTAKDSRLIWIDCEMTGLDIFHDELCEISVVPTDFDLNVLDEGIDFVIKPSDAAVANMNDFVRAMHTRSGLINEWENGLSVEEAERKVTEYVARFTPDGVKPLLAGNSIGSDKKFLDRYMPNLMEHLHYRVIDVSTFKELARRWYPAVYNNRPPKNGGHRALADIIESLDELRYYRKAFMAAAPGPDAAEAKAIADQIVATSILNNN, encoded by the coding sequence ATGGTTGACGCACATGACGGTGAAACATACACGGCGAAGGATTCACGCCTGATCTGGATCGACTGCGAAATGACTGGTCTTGACATCTTCCATGACGAACTGTGCGAGATTTCCGTAGTGCCGACGGACTTCGACCTCAACGTGCTTGACGAAGGCATCGATTTCGTGATCAAGCCTTCCGATGCGGCCGTGGCTAATATGAACGATTTCGTGCGCGCCATGCACACCCGTTCCGGACTCATCAACGAATGGGAGAACGGCCTGAGCGTCGAAGAGGCCGAGCGGAAAGTCACCGAATACGTGGCCCGCTTCACCCCGGACGGCGTCAAGCCGCTGCTCGCAGGCAACTCCATCGGATCAGACAAAAAATTCCTCGACCGTTACATGCCGAACCTCATGGAACACCTGCACTACCGTGTAATCGACGTGAGCACGTTCAAAGAGCTTGCCCGCCGCTGGTATCCGGCCGTATACAACAACCGTCCGCCGAAGAACGGCGGACATCGCGCGCTCGCCGACATCATCGAATCCCTGGACGAACTGCGTTACTACCGTAAGGCGTTCATGGCAGCGGCGCCCGGTCCTGACGCAGCCGAAGCCAAGGCGATCGCCGATCAGATCGTGGCAACCAGCATTTTAAACAACAACTGA
- a CDS encoding Cof-type HAD-IIB family hydrolase: protein MERTPVSAADWISIEIPQDIRLVVADMDGTLLDEHSEIPQGFWPMLARLRSRGVEFVPASGRQYATLRAMFADKAAQVLDGGELSYIAENGNVVAIDGNIVEVHGVDTDVTRWTIDTVNASAAAGEYDMGLVLCGLRTAYVQRTDKPFLDEVGKYYAALEIVDDLHSVLEDVIASNGESDTILKLAILDFDDAETMAAEKLTPLKNDYQVVVSGKLWVDIMNATTNKKQGVEALQRVLGVTVAQTAVFGDYLNDLQMLSAGQWSFAMGNAHPALKQAAHFVAPSNADHGVLQVVDKLIA, encoded by the coding sequence ATGGAAAGGACTCCAGTGAGCGCAGCCGATTGGATCAGCATCGAAATCCCGCAAGATATTCGCTTGGTAGTTGCCGATATGGACGGCACCCTGCTTGATGAGCATAGCGAGATTCCGCAAGGTTTCTGGCCGATGCTTGCCCGGCTGCGCTCGCGAGGCGTTGAATTCGTGCCGGCGTCCGGACGCCAGTACGCTACCTTGCGTGCCATGTTCGCCGATAAGGCGGCGCAGGTGCTTGACGGCGGCGAACTTTCGTATATCGCGGAAAACGGCAATGTCGTGGCCATTGACGGTAATATCGTTGAAGTGCACGGCGTCGATACCGATGTGACCCGCTGGACCATCGACACGGTGAACGCTTCTGCCGCAGCTGGCGAATACGATATGGGATTGGTGCTTTGTGGTCTGCGCACGGCATACGTGCAGCGCACGGACAAGCCGTTCCTTGACGAAGTCGGCAAATATTATGCGGCACTGGAGATTGTGGACGATCTGCATAGCGTGCTTGAAGATGTAATCGCATCAAACGGCGAAAGCGACACCATACTCAAACTGGCGATTCTCGATTTCGACGATGCCGAAACAATGGCCGCGGAAAAGTTGACGCCACTGAAAAACGATTATCAGGTGGTGGTTTCCGGCAAACTGTGGGTCGACATCATGAATGCTACAACCAATAAGAAACAGGGCGTCGAAGCGTTGCAGCGCGTGCTTGGCGTCACTGTGGCCCAAACGGCGGTATTTGGCGATTATCTTAACGATTTGCAGATGCTCTCGGCAGGGCAGTGGTCGTTCGCCATGGGCAATGCGCACCCCGCGTTGAAGCAAGCCGCGCATTTCGTGGCTCCCAGCAATGCCGATCACGGGGTGCTTCAGGTTGTCGACAAGCTGATTGCGTAA